The Chryseobacterium nakagawai genome has a segment encoding these proteins:
- a CDS encoding DoxX family protein, whose product MKNVQTIFIKTVSCFFILLFVYASVSKLLDFENFQIQIAQSPLLSAYAGGISYAVIIVELIIVLLLTFPSRRLIGLYLSTALMSAFTIYIFLILNYSDFVPCSCGGILEKMGWTEHLIFNILCVAIGGLSVLIMGRANHKTYRKTALILGISNILSCILVIVLFFKSEYIIKQENNFTRRFLMHPILKVKSMDLENHSFYFAGAKNEELYLANRSLPQNLLAVDSLLKKAVNTKIDLELSKYPFKKIEIKVKDHHYYIYDGNVPIILKGKLGDVKSKIISFNDAFFSQLEIIDSNRIAIRTLSSQTRNLTLGTILINHNGKNQVTLHPDLLEKQLDGFFDSDGYLSSDPIRPTVSYIYSYRNQFLVMNHSMQLIHRWRTIDTTKIAQIKVTSLSNGKSKMSKPALKVNGHAIVYRGLLFNPAQLRGRHESLNRWKESKVIDIYNTESQEYIGSMYIDNIKNNTMSDFRITDEHLYAIIGNQLVQYKLTQPLKKHFKNGEAENRVSE is encoded by the coding sequence ATGAAAAACGTACAAACTATCTTTATCAAAACTGTTTCCTGCTTTTTTATTCTATTGTTTGTTTATGCAAGTGTGAGCAAATTGCTTGATTTTGAAAACTTTCAAATACAGATTGCTCAGTCACCTTTACTAAGTGCTTATGCAGGGGGTATTTCTTATGCTGTTATTATTGTAGAATTAATTATTGTACTGTTATTAACTTTTCCAAGCAGGAGATTAATCGGATTATACTTATCAACTGCATTAATGTCAGCATTTACGATCTATATATTTCTCATTCTAAATTACAGTGACTTTGTTCCTTGTTCCTGTGGAGGAATCCTGGAAAAAATGGGATGGACTGAACATCTGATTTTTAATATTCTTTGTGTAGCTATAGGAGGTCTATCTGTTCTCATCATGGGAAGAGCAAATCATAAGACTTACCGTAAAACAGCATTGATCTTAGGAATTTCCAATATTTTGAGTTGTATTCTTGTCATTGTTTTGTTTTTTAAGTCAGAATACATTATAAAACAGGAAAACAATTTTACAAGAAGGTTTCTGATGCATCCTATTTTAAAAGTAAAAAGTATGGATCTGGAGAACCATTCATTTTATTTTGCTGGTGCTAAAAATGAAGAGCTTTACTTAGCTAACCGAAGCCTCCCTCAAAATTTATTAGCAGTTGATTCACTTTTAAAAAAAGCTGTAAATACAAAGATTGATCTGGAACTCAGCAAATATCCTTTTAAAAAAATTGAGATTAAAGTTAAAGATCACCATTATTATATCTATGATGGAAATGTACCCATCATATTAAAAGGCAAATTAGGTGATGTAAAAAGCAAAATAATCAGTTTTAACGATGCATTTTTTAGCCAGCTTGAAATTATTGACAGTAATAGAATTGCCATTCGCACCCTCTCATCTCAAACCAGGAATTTAACGCTGGGAACTATTTTAATCAATCACAATGGTAAAAATCAGGTGACACTGCATCCTGATTTACTTGAAAAGCAGTTGGATGGTTTTTTTGATTCCGACGGCTATCTTTCATCTGATCCTATAAGACCAACTGTCAGCTATATCTACAGTTACAGAAACCAGTTTCTTGTCATGAACCATTCAATGCAGCTTATTCACAGATGGAGAACTATTGATACGACTAAAATCGCACAGATTAAAGTAACATCGCTGTCCAATGGAAAATCTAAAATGTCTAAACCTGCACTAAAAGTTAACGGGCATGCGATCGTATACAGAGGTCTGTTATTTAATCCTGCTCAATTAAGAGGGAGACATGAATCTTTAAACAGATGGAAGGAAAGCAAAGTTATTGACATCTATAATACCGAATCTCAGGAATATATTGGCAGTATGTACATCGACAATATTAAAAATAATACCATGTCAGATTTTAGAATTACCGATGAGCATTTGTACGCAATTATTGGAAATCAGCTGGTACAATATAAACTTACCCAGCCCCTGAAAAAACATTTTAAAAACGGGGAAGCCGAAAACCGTGTTTCAGAGTAG
- a CDS encoding alpha/beta hydrolase family protein — translation MASSATGTAAESPSESSKFRVLMRAYCLIILLFSLHCFNAQRSIKELDQWMSHFSTMIGQMKVSEDQRFVLVTKMYANNSDSVLVFDRQSAVIPSDTILKKSNISFLNNYTVFASGPGRAELIELKSKKREIYDSVQRCNVNETLKQYVILGTDKNLKIYNTKGKVLHHEAGTLNYTISEQGQVYILAERGGFHQILNWNGSTMKLLYSTATNIVAMDLLESERFIVVKEKIGPNGKIRIRLLRVSDGQLFHNNRISLGDAQNMKVTEAGHSETFLIDISVRNLPEKTGKLEIWYGGDKYLRNKDQGLIEHQYMVWNVKNNQVHSIPPKSMQVYVATDHPRYFWTYNAREDNDYRGFRSLNVYRYDLLENKSELVFENASEMVIGKDSRYTIGFLMYKNQWMVYDHLLKQTKMIDYNGTLSYPIFMPDGSLLFTAGDRLINYHLETGVLKTAFKQENSKISFYEYSGKMIHQMESFKITQRTIEMSQPLMLHIRRENHNESGYYSFYKGKLKEIMPYSSNRIKMFSQKDKHDLMYSIEENYNMSPRLYSKSKSSGQKKVLYTTNLHDKEAIDLQQNVISYTNSEGKDLKGVLYYPIKFDKTKKYPLVVQVYSIQHDEFNKYLYPAWGPSGFNIRLLLENGYMVFQPDIVSDRRGPGISALDCVHSGLDAIRENENIDFRRMGLTGHSFGGYETNFIATHSERFAAYVSGAGLSDIMNTYFSFNELFKIADYSRFETGQFSMGVSFSEDKDLYYKNNPINFIEKVNAPVLLWAGKKDTNIPPTQTMSFYMGLLRNRKKVVALMYADQEHTFKKSSEDIRDLNTKILEWWDYHLKSRKDIGWIDKEMKRDAE, via the coding sequence ATGGCCTCTTCCGCAACAGGAACTGCTGCTGAATCCCCATCTGAATCCTCAAAATTTAGGGTATTAATGAGAGCATATTGTTTAATTATTCTGCTGTTTTCTCTGCATTGCTTTAATGCACAGAGGTCGATTAAGGAATTGGACCAGTGGATGTCGCATTTCTCAACGATGATAGGTCAGATGAAGGTATCTGAAGATCAGAGATTCGTTTTGGTGACTAAAATGTATGCGAATAATTCTGATTCAGTTCTTGTGTTTGACCGCCAATCAGCAGTCATTCCATCCGATACCATTTTAAAAAAGAGCAACATCAGTTTTCTGAACAATTATACGGTCTTTGCTTCAGGACCGGGCAGGGCTGAATTAATTGAGCTGAAGTCCAAAAAAAGAGAAATTTATGATAGTGTACAGCGATGCAATGTCAATGAAACCCTGAAGCAATATGTCATATTGGGTACTGATAAAAATCTGAAAATCTATAATACCAAAGGAAAAGTGCTTCACCATGAGGCGGGAACATTGAACTATACTATTTCGGAGCAGGGACAGGTTTATATCCTTGCTGAAAGGGGAGGATTTCATCAAATATTGAATTGGAATGGAAGCACTATGAAATTGCTTTATTCCACTGCAACTAACATTGTTGCGATGGATCTTTTAGAATCAGAGAGATTTATTGTTGTAAAAGAAAAAATAGGTCCTAATGGAAAGATCAGGATAAGATTGTTGAGAGTATCAGACGGGCAGCTGTTTCATAACAACCGGATCAGTCTGGGAGATGCCCAAAACATGAAAGTAACTGAAGCAGGTCATTCTGAAACTTTTTTGATTGATATTTCCGTTAGGAACCTCCCCGAGAAAACTGGAAAACTTGAAATATGGTATGGAGGAGACAAATATCTGCGCAATAAGGACCAGGGGCTGATTGAGCATCAGTATATGGTATGGAATGTTAAAAATAATCAAGTTCATTCTATCCCTCCTAAATCAATGCAGGTTTATGTAGCGACAGACCATCCACGTTATTTTTGGACGTATAATGCCAGGGAGGACAATGATTACCGTGGATTTAGAAGCCTGAATGTATATCGATATGACCTTTTAGAAAACAAATCTGAACTTGTTTTTGAGAATGCTTCAGAAATGGTCATAGGAAAGGACAGTCGTTACACCATCGGATTTCTGATGTATAAGAATCAATGGATGGTCTACGATCATCTGTTAAAGCAGACAAAAATGATCGATTATAATGGAACATTAAGCTATCCTATCTTTATGCCTGATGGCAGTTTGCTCTTTACGGCAGGAGACCGACTGATCAATTATCACCTGGAAACAGGTGTGTTAAAAACAGCATTTAAACAAGAGAACAGCAAAATCAGCTTTTATGAATACAGTGGAAAAATGATTCATCAGATGGAATCTTTTAAGATAACACAACGAACTATTGAAATGTCACAGCCGTTGATGCTGCATATCAGGAGAGAAAATCATAATGAGTCCGGATATTATTCTTTTTATAAAGGTAAGCTCAAAGAAATAATGCCGTACAGCAGCAACAGGATTAAAATGTTCTCGCAAAAGGACAAGCATGATTTAATGTATTCGATCGAAGAAAACTACAACATGTCTCCACGGTTGTACAGCAAAAGCAAGTCATCAGGTCAAAAGAAGGTACTTTATACAACCAACCTTCATGATAAAGAAGCGATAGACTTGCAGCAGAATGTTATTTCATACACCAACAGTGAAGGTAAGGACCTGAAAGGAGTTCTATATTATCCCATTAAATTCGACAAGACAAAAAAATATCCTTTGGTGGTACAGGTATACAGTATTCAGCATGATGAATTCAACAAATACCTGTATCCCGCCTGGGGACCCAGTGGATTCAATATTCGACTGCTTCTTGAGAACGGTTATATGGTTTTTCAACCGGACATTGTTTCAGATAGAAGGGGGCCGGGAATTTCGGCGCTTGATTGTGTTCATTCTGGATTAGATGCGATTCGGGAAAATGAAAATATTGATTTCAGACGCATGGGTTTGACAGGACACTCATTTGGTGGTTATGAGACCAACTTTATCGCTACCCATTCAGAAAGGTTCGCAGCCTATGTCTCGGGGGCAGGTCTTAGTGATATTATGAATACTTACTTTTCATTTAATGAACTGTTTAAAATAGCAGACTATTCAAGATTTGAAACAGGGCAGTTTTCAATGGGAGTTTCTTTTTCAGAGGATAAGGACCTGTATTATAAAAATAATCCCATCAATTTTATTGAGAAAGTCAACGCACCTGTATTGCTTTGGGCAGGTAAGAAAGACACGAATATTCCGCCAACGCAAACCATGAGCTTCTATATGGGATTATTAAGAAACAGAAAAAAGGTGGTGGCACTGATGTATGCAGATCAGGAACACACCTTCAAGAAAAGTTCCGAAGACATCAGGGATCTTAATACTAAAATCTTAGAATGGTGGGACTATCACCTGAAAAGCCGGAAAGATATAGGATGGATCGATAAAGAAATGAAAAGGGACGCAGAATAG
- a CDS encoding RagB/SusD family nutrient uptake outer membrane protein has protein sequence MKSIFNSIIMAVLIYLMSTAISCEKMLEVDLPDNQMLSETVFSDTQTANAVLSGLYAGLWESSPVTGDQSGRLLGLYTDDLTYYAVNATNGLPELSNNTQIDSNQFVSSFWNAAYQKIYVSNSILEGLEGADHIPAADKARIKGETLVIRSLLFFYVQQVYGDIPFPVTTNYMINQSISKTPSAEVLMRIESDVKEAIELLSDTYQNNERIYINKKAAQLLLGKVQMQQLKWSEAEATLKKVVQSPLYQFQNDITKVFLKNGSHIIWQLKPKNNGDAVREATIYYFVNVAPTSMALSASLVSSFQNGDLRKQYWMGSVTVGGNTWYRAEKYKARFSNSIENSIVFRLEEAYLLLAEALAQQNKMSEALPFINPIKQRAGQPLLGSSVTQQQLLEEILDENRKEFFTEMGHRFLDLKRAGKLNELQQTKPNWKDQHKVWPLPQQELLLNPHLNPQNLGY, from the coding sequence ATGAAATCAATATTCAATAGTATAATAATGGCTGTGCTCATCTATCTGATGAGTACCGCTATATCGTGTGAAAAAATGCTGGAAGTGGATTTGCCTGACAATCAGATGTTGTCAGAAACCGTTTTCAGTGATACTCAGACTGCCAACGCCGTATTATCTGGACTGTATGCCGGATTGTGGGAATCATCACCTGTTACGGGAGATCAAAGCGGAAGGCTTTTGGGGCTTTATACTGATGACCTGACCTACTATGCAGTCAATGCCACTAATGGACTGCCCGAATTATCCAATAATACACAGATTGATTCCAACCAGTTTGTCAGTTCGTTCTGGAATGCTGCGTATCAGAAAATATATGTCAGCAATTCCATACTCGAAGGGCTGGAAGGAGCAGATCATATTCCGGCAGCTGATAAAGCAAGGATAAAAGGGGAGACCCTGGTTATCCGATCTTTGCTCTTTTTCTATGTCCAGCAGGTTTATGGAGATATTCCTTTTCCTGTGACCACCAATTATATGATCAATCAGAGTATTTCAAAAACACCTTCTGCAGAAGTGCTGATGAGAATTGAATCTGATGTGAAGGAAGCTATTGAACTGCTTTCTGATACATACCAAAATAATGAACGCATCTATATTAATAAAAAAGCAGCCCAGCTTCTTCTGGGCAAAGTTCAGATGCAACAGCTGAAATGGAGTGAGGCAGAAGCCACCTTGAAAAAAGTAGTTCAGAGTCCGCTGTATCAGTTTCAAAATGATATCACCAAGGTCTTTCTTAAAAACGGCAGCCATATTATCTGGCAGCTCAAGCCTAAAAACAATGGGGATGCGGTGAGAGAAGCAACGATTTACTATTTTGTCAATGTTGCTCCTACTTCCATGGCACTTTCCGCATCTCTGGTCAGCTCGTTTCAGAATGGAGATCTTAGAAAGCAATATTGGATGGGATCTGTTACAGTTGGGGGCAACACCTGGTACAGAGCTGAAAAATACAAAGCAAGGTTTTCCAACTCCATAGAAAACTCCATTGTCTTCAGACTGGAAGAGGCCTATTTGCTGTTGGCAGAAGCTCTGGCTCAACAAAATAAAATGTCAGAGGCCCTACCGTTTATTAACCCGATCAAACAAAGGGCAGGACAGCCATTGCTAGGCAGTTCTGTTACACAACAGCAGCTTCTTGAGGAAATCCTTGATGAAAACAGAAAAGAGTTTTTTACAGAAATGGGACATCGGTTTCTTGATTTGAAAAGAGCAGGAAAGCTTAATGAACTACAGCAGACCAAACCCAACTGGAAAGATCAACATAAAGTATGGCCTCTTCCGCAACAGGAACTGCTGCTGAATCCCCATCTGAATCCTCAAAATTTAGGGTATTAA
- a CDS encoding helix-turn-helix domain-containing protein, which translates to MDKIEFRIAFGKQVEKFRTKLGLSYRALAQKCDVDHSNISKIEKGEVDIRMSTIQELSKGLDVHPQELFNFKINEKS; encoded by the coding sequence ATGGATAAAATTGAATTTCGAATAGCTTTTGGTAAGCAAGTTGAAAAGTTTAGGACAAAACTAGGCCTAAGCTATCGTGCATTAGCTCAAAAATGTGACGTCGATCATAGTAATATCAGCAAAATTGAAAAAGGAGAAGTCGACATAAGAATGTCAACGATACAAGAACTATCAAAGGGATTAGATGTGCATCCACAAGAATTATTTAATTTTAAAATAAATGAAAAATCCTAA
- a CDS encoding SusC/RagA family TonB-linked outer membrane protein yields the protein MKNSYYHIGGIFFGLMFTAVSIGTKGQTRTISGTVTSSGKPLSGVVISQEGSDQVTITANNGTYTLQVSAENPILLFRHPDYAEEKFTVTNQTVVNISLEQKVKGIEEVILNAGYYKVKDKERTGSIAKVSAKDIENQPVTNVLSATQGRMAGVSITQNSGTPGGGFDIQIRGRNSLRTRSNSVIDGNQPLYIIDGVPVGTGISSSYAGSILPNADINPLNSINPNDIESFEILKDADATAIYGSRGANGVVLVTTKKGKKGNLKLTLNSSYGLSHAISNLKMMNTAQYLDMRKQAFANSNISVYPTNAYDINGTWDSNRYTDWRKELTGHYAALSNTQLSLSGGSENTNFLLSLGHNEQTTVFGRDFRYRTSTVSGNISHRSADRKFSFNSSNIFTATDNNLITSDATRQSYILAPNAPALYDAEGNLNWENNTFTNPAAAFENSYSNNNLQFLNNISMEYEAFDNFKLKLNGGLTYQTFEEWSLRPSTAYSPSAGATPLNSMSSKSNQNRLSMVIEPQISWMYRAGKHKFDILVGGTYQRDVSDRGEIQGSGFESNAFIYNIGAAINKVVLDQISTEYRYGAFFGRINYQYDKKYILNITGRRDGSSRFGPNNKYAIFGAVGAAWLFSEEDFMKNISWLSFGKLRGSYGSSGSDNIGDYQYLDTFATANLIYNGSTGLAPTKLYNPDFSWERTIKTEAALELGLFNNRLNLSAAYYRNRSGNQLVGYQLSSVTGFSSVLANLDAVIQNTGFEFEASGEIINKKNFSWKSSFNITIPRNKLISFPGLEGSSYANTYVIGQPVNIVKLYQLQGVNPTTLVYDFTDFNGDGKIASPDDRQVIRNLGQQFYGGLSNELRYRNWNFSFLLQFVKQLSRNYNSAMSSPGIMANLPVEALNVWSPSNPNGLYMPYRSTSNSSHSLFQNSDASVSDASFIRLKNVQLTYNLSLDSGLFREVKLYFQGQNLWTWTKFFGIDPEMTSFGFLPPLKTYSLGIQLTL from the coding sequence ATGAAAAATTCCTATTACCATATAGGAGGTATTTTCTTTGGCCTTATGTTTACCGCTGTCAGCATTGGTACAAAAGGCCAAACCCGTACAATTTCCGGTACCGTCACCTCATCAGGTAAACCTCTTTCAGGGGTTGTGATCTCCCAAGAGGGTAGTGATCAGGTAACGATAACCGCTAATAACGGAACCTACACATTGCAGGTTTCAGCAGAAAATCCCATCCTATTGTTCAGACACCCTGATTATGCAGAAGAGAAATTCACAGTCACCAATCAGACCGTCGTCAATATCAGCTTAGAACAAAAAGTAAAGGGAATCGAAGAAGTTATTCTCAACGCCGGCTACTACAAGGTTAAAGACAAAGAAAGAACCGGTAGTATTGCCAAAGTTTCAGCAAAAGATATCGAAAATCAGCCTGTCACCAACGTACTGTCAGCAACACAGGGAAGAATGGCAGGAGTCAGTATTACCCAGAATTCAGGAACTCCCGGAGGTGGATTTGATATTCAGATCAGAGGCAGAAATAGTCTTCGAACCCGAAGCAATTCTGTCATTGATGGCAATCAGCCGCTTTATATTATTGATGGTGTTCCGGTGGGTACGGGAATCAGTTCTTCTTATGCAGGAAGTATCCTTCCCAATGCAGATATCAATCCACTGAACAGCATCAATCCTAATGATATTGAAAGTTTCGAGATCCTTAAAGATGCAGATGCTACCGCCATTTATGGTTCAAGAGGTGCTAATGGAGTAGTGCTGGTGACCACCAAAAAAGGAAAAAAAGGAAATTTAAAACTGACCCTGAACTCTTCCTATGGTCTGAGCCATGCCATTTCAAACCTCAAAATGATGAATACTGCTCAGTATCTTGATATGAGAAAGCAGGCATTTGCCAACAGCAATATCTCTGTCTATCCTACTAACGCCTATGACATCAACGGAACTTGGGACTCCAACCGTTATACCGATTGGAGAAAGGAACTGACTGGTCATTATGCGGCTTTGTCAAATACCCAGCTTTCACTCAGTGGAGGAAGTGAAAATACCAATTTCCTGCTCAGTCTTGGTCATAATGAACAAACCACGGTGTTTGGCAGGGATTTCAGGTACAGAACCAGTACTGTTTCAGGAAATATCAGCCACAGGTCTGCTGATCGAAAATTCAGTTTTAACTCATCCAATATTTTTACAGCAACAGACAATAACCTGATTACCTCTGATGCGACAAGACAGTCGTATATTCTGGCTCCCAATGCACCTGCTCTTTATGATGCGGAAGGTAACCTTAACTGGGAAAACAATACGTTTACGAATCCCGCAGCGGCTTTTGAGAACTCCTATTCCAATAACAATCTGCAATTCCTTAACAATATCAGTATGGAGTATGAAGCTTTTGACAACTTTAAGCTCAAACTCAATGGAGGTTTAACCTATCAGACTTTTGAAGAATGGTCACTTCGTCCGAGTACGGCGTATAGCCCTTCTGCTGGGGCAACACCTCTCAATTCGATGTCTTCAAAATCCAACCAGAACAGACTGTCTATGGTGATAGAACCCCAGATAAGCTGGATGTACAGAGCAGGTAAACATAAATTTGATATCCTGGTGGGAGGTACTTATCAAAGAGATGTTTCAGACCGAGGTGAAATTCAGGGGTCTGGTTTTGAGAGTAATGCCTTTATCTATAATATAGGTGCTGCAATCAATAAGGTCGTCCTTGACCAGATCAGTACTGAATACCGATACGGTGCTTTTTTCGGCAGAATCAACTATCAGTATGATAAAAAATACATTCTCAACATCACTGGAAGAAGAGACGGCAGCAGCCGATTTGGACCCAATAATAAATATGCAATATTCGGTGCTGTTGGGGCAGCATGGTTGTTTTCGGAAGAAGATTTTATGAAGAACATCTCATGGCTCAGTTTTGGAAAGCTGAGAGGAAGTTATGGTTCATCGGGAAGTGATAATATCGGGGATTACCAATACCTCGATACCTTTGCTACGGCTAACCTCATCTACAACGGCAGTACAGGACTGGCTCCAACAAAACTCTACAATCCTGATTTCAGCTGGGAAAGAACCATCAAAACAGAAGCTGCTCTTGAACTGGGATTGTTCAACAACAGACTTAACCTAAGTGCTGCGTATTACCGAAACCGCTCAGGAAATCAATTGGTAGGCTATCAGCTTTCCTCAGTAACGGGATTCAGCAGTGTGCTGGCCAATCTGGATGCTGTTATTCAGAATACAGGATTTGAATTTGAGGCCAGCGGAGAAATTATCAATAAGAAAAATTTTTCATGGAAAAGTTCTTTCAATATCACCATTCCCCGAAACAAGCTGATTTCCTTTCCGGGACTTGAAGGTTCATCCTATGCCAATACTTATGTGATCGGACAGCCTGTAAATATTGTTAAACTCTACCAGCTTCAGGGGGTAAATCCTACTACCTTGGTCTATGATTTTACCGATTTCAATGGCGACGGAAAGATCGCATCACCGGATGACAGGCAGGTGATCAGAAATCTTGGACAGCAGTTTTACGGAGGGCTAAGCAATGAGTTGCGCTACCGAAACTGGAACTTTTCATTTTTGTTGCAATTTGTAAAGCAACTGAGCCGAAACTATAACTCAGCAATGTCTTCTCCGGGGATTATGGCGAATCTCCCGGTAGAGGCATTGAATGTATGGTCGCCTTCGAATCCCAATGGCCTTTATATGCCGTACCGCTCTACGTCAAATTCTTCGCACAGCCTTTTTCAAAATAGTGATGCCAGTGTTTCTGACGCTTCATTTATAAGGCTTAAGAATGTACAGCTTACCTATAATCTTTCTTTGGACTCAGGTCTTTTCAGGGAAGTAAAACTTTATTTTCAGGGGCAGAACCTCTGGACATGGACGAAGTTTTTTGGAATTGATCCCGAGATGACCTCTTTTGGATTCCTGCCTCCTTTGAAAACATATTCATTGGGCATTCAACTTACGCTGTGA